A single Polynucleobacter acidiphobus DNA region contains:
- a CDS encoding AMP-binding protein — MITNKPWFSSYPRGVPHHLSYDRYGSLLDLLDESFETHRERPAYWCMGKHFSYEAIDMASMQLASYLQSLGLSKGARVAIMLPNIPQYPMALYGVLRAGFIVVSINPLYTPRELAAQLSDCGAEAILLLEHFGKTLEDAFAIEGQAIAIKHAVITSIAQMLGWKGPWLDRFIRTFKRKVIPYSLPTQVGTIQFTAALEQGAQQAYERPHCSQDDIALLQYTGGTTGISKGAILTHRNLIANVLQIEAWLKPIEQRKTITAWHFLCALPMYHIFALTGCGLLGMRLGARILLVPNARDLQNLIGILKEFPEINMFPGVNTLFAALLNNPKFAQLDFSQWALTIGGGMAVQRSVAQRWQELTGTVITEGYGLSETSPVASCNTPLATEFTGSIGLPLPDTEMCIRDEEGKDLAVGEIGEIYIRGPQVMRGYWQQESETQNVLGADGFFRTGDIGVMDEAGYFRIVDRKKDMILVAGFNVFPNEVEDVVALVPGVLECAVVGIRQGAMCEAVKLFVVREDPSITEEQIMEVCNRELTHYKRPTQIEFRESLPKNNVGKILRRVLRDESQSG; from the coding sequence ATGATTACAAATAAACCTTGGTTTTCATCCTACCCGAGGGGCGTTCCCCACCATCTGAGTTATGACCGGTATGGCTCACTCTTGGATTTACTCGATGAGTCATTTGAAACGCATCGGGAGCGACCCGCGTATTGGTGTATGGGCAAGCACTTTTCCTATGAAGCCATTGATATGGCTTCTATGCAATTAGCCAGTTATTTGCAAAGCCTTGGTCTTTCGAAGGGCGCTCGGGTTGCAATCATGCTGCCCAATATTCCGCAATATCCGATGGCTTTGTATGGCGTACTGCGAGCAGGTTTTATTGTGGTGAGTATCAATCCCTTGTACACCCCGCGTGAGTTAGCAGCCCAACTAAGCGATTGCGGGGCGGAGGCTATTTTGCTTTTGGAGCATTTTGGAAAAACCCTTGAAGATGCCTTTGCAATTGAGGGTCAAGCAATAGCAATAAAACACGCAGTGATCACGAGTATTGCGCAGATGCTGGGTTGGAAGGGCCCCTGGTTAGATCGTTTTATACGAACCTTTAAGCGCAAAGTCATTCCTTATTCCTTGCCTACGCAAGTTGGCACGATTCAATTTACCGCTGCCTTAGAGCAGGGCGCACAACAAGCTTATGAGCGTCCACATTGTTCTCAGGATGATATTGCCCTATTGCAATACACCGGCGGAACTACCGGGATTTCAAAGGGTGCCATATTGACCCATCGCAATTTAATTGCCAATGTATTGCAAATTGAGGCCTGGTTAAAACCGATTGAACAACGCAAAACCATTACCGCTTGGCATTTTTTGTGCGCACTTCCCATGTATCACATCTTTGCACTCACGGGTTGTGGATTATTGGGCATGCGCCTGGGCGCCCGAATTCTGTTGGTTCCAAATGCGCGGGATTTACAAAACTTAATTGGGATTTTGAAAGAGTTTCCGGAGATCAACATGTTTCCGGGAGTCAATACTTTATTTGCTGCTCTTTTGAACAATCCCAAATTTGCTCAATTGGATTTTTCTCAGTGGGCACTAACGATTGGTGGTGGCATGGCAGTGCAACGCTCTGTTGCACAACGTTGGCAAGAATTAACTGGTACGGTCATTACCGAGGGCTACGGCCTTTCTGAAACCTCTCCAGTTGCATCATGCAATACCCCCTTGGCAACGGAGTTCACCGGCTCAATCGGCCTACCCTTGCCCGATACTGAGATGTGTATTCGGGATGAAGAGGGTAAGGATTTGGCGGTTGGCGAGATTGGCGAGATTTATATTCGGGGTCCGCAGGTCATGCGCGGTTATTGGCAACAAGAATCTGAAACCCAGAACGTGTTGGGCGCCGATGGATTCTTTCGAACGGGCGATATCGGCGTGATGGATGAGGCTGGTTATTTCCGAATTGTGGATCGTAAGAAAGACATGATTTTGGTGGCTGGCTTTAATGTCTTTCCAAATGAGGTCGAGGATGTAGTTGCCTTAGTTCCTGGGGTTCTTGAATGTGCAGTGGTTGGCATTCGTCAAGGTGCGATGTGTGAGGCGGTCAAGTTATTCGTAGTGCGAGAAGACCCTTCGATTACCGAAGAACAAATTATGGAAGTTTGCAATCGCGAATTAACGCACTACAAACGCCCAACACAAATTGAGTTTCGAGAGAGCTTGCCTAAGAATAATGTGGGTAAGATTCTGCGTCGAGTCTTGCGTGACGAAAGTCAATCAGGGTAG
- the bioD gene encoding dethiobiotin synthase, with amino-acid sequence MSHSYFVTGTDTEIGKTLVTAALVYKLNVHNPGSACAYKPVVAGTYRNHAGISSNEDLETYALVQDPAIPQSMICPYLLDTPAAPHLVAAEHSKHLELDRMVQAYQTLQTQIAHVIAEGAGGFLTPIDDHHDLSTFAVRIQAPVILTVGMRLGCINHTLLTVEAIEQRGLKLVGWVANCIDPKMLYLNENITTLQNRIKAPLLGSIAHLPPSLQKKTNTPYSIEAIQFAAAAITLP; translated from the coding sequence ATGAGCCACTCCTACTTTGTCACCGGCACGGATACTGAGATTGGCAAAACCTTAGTCACCGCTGCATTGGTCTATAAATTAAATGTACACAATCCAGGTTCAGCGTGCGCCTATAAGCCAGTGGTTGCCGGAACTTATCGCAATCATGCGGGCATATCCAGTAATGAGGATTTAGAGACCTATGCGCTAGTCCAAGATCCGGCAATTCCTCAAAGTATGATTTGCCCTTATTTATTGGATACTCCAGCTGCACCTCATCTGGTGGCTGCCGAACATAGCAAGCACTTAGAACTCGATCGCATGGTGCAAGCTTATCAAACACTACAAACACAAATCGCCCATGTCATTGCCGAAGGTGCTGGTGGATTTCTAACACCGATCGACGATCATCATGACTTATCTACATTTGCTGTACGTATTCAAGCACCAGTAATTCTGACCGTAGGGATGCGTTTGGGTTGCATCAATCACACATTACTGACGGTAGAAGCCATTGAGCAACGCGGCCTCAAGCTGGTCGGTTGGGTCGCAAATTGCATCGATCCTAAGATGCTCTACTTAAACGAAAACATTACGACGCTTCAGAATCGAATCAAGGCGCCCCTATTGGGAAGCATTGCGCATTTACCGCCAAGCCTACAGAAAAAAACAAATACACCCTATTCAATTGAAGCCATTCAATTTGCTGCCGCTGCAATCACACTACCCTGA
- a CDS encoding aminotransferase class I/II-fold pyridoxal phosphate-dependent enzyme: protein MSFALNQIDTELVTLDRELLRRSIRSVDTPCGTEIQIGGKPLLAFCSNDYLGLANHPELITALSEGASRFGTGSGASHLISGHHAIHDELEAKLASTQAGAIPNARALFFSTGYLANISAITALSLIGGKTSIYSAALNHASLIDGIRLAKAQASIEVHVFDHHHLTELEEVLSHDTAPNKLIVTDGVFSMDGDLAPAQELLRLANQYDALLMIDDAHGFGVLGKHGYGILEDQTICSDRIIYIGTLGKAAGLNGAFVCAHEKIIAWLIQKARPYIYSTASSPALAFAVLRSVSLIEGELGQELRARLHGNIALWKEGSTFKRWNRLKSGTAIQPIVVGSNETALQLARALDQLGYWIPAIRPPTVPKGMARLRMTLSAAHTKEQILGLCKVLSDLETSLPKS, encoded by the coding sequence ATGTCCTTTGCTCTTAATCAAATTGATACGGAACTAGTAACACTCGATCGTGAATTACTGCGTCGCTCGATTCGCTCAGTCGATACCCCATGTGGTACTGAGATCCAAATTGGAGGAAAACCATTGCTGGCATTTTGTAGCAATGATTACCTAGGGCTTGCCAATCATCCTGAATTGATTACAGCCCTCTCCGAAGGAGCTAGTCGTTTTGGTACGGGCAGTGGAGCCTCGCATTTAATTAGTGGTCATCATGCGATTCATGATGAGCTCGAAGCAAAATTAGCATCGACTCAAGCCGGTGCCATTCCAAATGCGCGTGCTTTATTTTTCTCCACCGGCTACCTGGCTAACATCAGCGCCATTACTGCCCTGAGCTTGATCGGGGGAAAAACAAGTATTTATTCTGCTGCCCTTAATCACGCATCTCTAATTGATGGCATTCGCTTAGCAAAAGCACAGGCATCAATCGAAGTGCATGTCTTTGATCACCATCACCTTACAGAGCTTGAAGAGGTCTTAAGTCATGACACCGCCCCAAACAAACTCATCGTGACCGATGGGGTCTTCAGTATGGATGGCGATCTCGCGCCAGCTCAAGAGCTCTTACGCCTAGCCAATCAATACGATGCGCTCCTCATGATTGATGATGCGCATGGATTTGGTGTGCTCGGCAAGCATGGGTATGGAATTTTGGAAGATCAAACAATTTGCTCAGATCGAATTATCTATATTGGTACGCTGGGCAAAGCCGCTGGTCTCAATGGTGCCTTTGTTTGCGCCCATGAAAAAATCATCGCATGGCTCATTCAGAAAGCAAGGCCCTATATCTACAGTACAGCCAGCTCACCTGCATTGGCTTTTGCCGTGCTACGCAGTGTTTCTCTAATCGAAGGAGAGCTCGGGCAAGAATTACGAGCTCGTTTACATGGCAATATCGCGCTTTGGAAAGAAGGTTCTACTTTTAAGCGTTGGAACCGATTGAAATCAGGTACCGCGATTCAGCCCATTGTGGTTGGCAGTAATGAGACTGCCTTACAACTTGCACGAGCCCTAGATCAATTGGGATATTGGATACCCGCAATTCGTCCGCCCACTGTTCCTAAAGGCATGGCACGCTTACGGATGACCTTATCGGCCGCACATACTAAAGAACAGATTCTGGGGCTCTGCAAGGTGCTGTCTGATCTCGAAACCTCTTTGCCAAAATCATGA
- the bioA gene encoding adenosylmethionine--8-amino-7-oxononanoate transaminase, with protein sequence MNKPGHSLDWVSRSLASVWQPCTQMKDHEAYPLIAITSGKGAWLCDDQGRRFIDAISSWWTNLFGHANPRINQAIAEQLNCIEHVMLAGFTHQPVVELSERLSALTNGQLGHAFYASDGASAVEIALKMSHHFWKIQGKPNKKEFICLANSYHGETLGALSVTDVSVFRDAYGSLLNPVHIVMSPDSRAATNQVSSEEIIDLALQNLEECLAQHHQTIAALIIEPLVQCAGQMAMHAPRYVKRAKQLCEQYDVHLIADEIAVGCGRTGTFFACEQAGIWPDLMTLSKGISAGYLPLSICLSTDTIYSAFYSDRMSATFLHSHSYTGNPLACRAALAGLDIFQEDDVLKKNKVRSQSIQEAFAWTRDLASIEHVRQQGMIFAFDVNASAISNPGSFSKEMFQQGLQEGVLIRPIGRTVYVMPPYILSADEIQQMGRAIERTLHTVLQKS encoded by the coding sequence ATGAATAAACCGGGTCATTCCTTAGACTGGGTCAGTCGAAGCCTTGCTTCGGTTTGGCAACCCTGCACCCAAATGAAAGACCACGAGGCTTATCCATTAATTGCGATTACCTCGGGAAAAGGTGCGTGGCTTTGCGACGATCAAGGACGGCGCTTCATTGATGCAATTAGTTCGTGGTGGACCAATTTGTTTGGTCACGCTAATCCGCGCATCAATCAAGCAATCGCAGAGCAACTCAACTGCATTGAGCATGTAATGCTTGCTGGATTTACCCATCAACCAGTGGTTGAGCTATCAGAACGTTTAAGTGCACTAACAAATGGTCAATTAGGCCATGCGTTTTATGCTAGCGACGGTGCTTCAGCAGTCGAAATTGCGCTCAAGATGAGTCATCACTTTTGGAAAATTCAGGGGAAACCCAATAAAAAAGAGTTTATTTGCTTAGCGAATAGCTACCATGGAGAAACCCTAGGCGCACTCAGCGTAACGGATGTATCGGTATTTCGTGATGCCTATGGATCACTTCTCAATCCGGTTCATATCGTAATGTCACCCGATTCTCGGGCCGCAACCAACCAGGTCTCCAGCGAGGAAATCATTGATTTAGCGCTCCAAAATCTTGAGGAGTGTTTAGCCCAGCACCATCAAACGATAGCGGCCTTGATCATTGAGCCCCTAGTGCAATGCGCAGGCCAAATGGCAATGCATGCGCCACGGTATGTGAAAAGAGCGAAGCAACTATGCGAGCAATATGACGTTCATCTAATTGCCGATGAAATCGCAGTTGGCTGTGGTCGGACAGGCACATTCTTTGCCTGTGAGCAAGCCGGTATTTGGCCGGATCTTATGACCCTATCCAAAGGAATCAGTGCCGGTTATTTACCGCTATCCATTTGTTTGAGCACCGATACGATTTACTCCGCCTTTTACAGTGACCGCATGTCAGCCACTTTTTTGCATTCGCACTCATACACTGGCAACCCATTAGCGTGTCGCGCTGCACTCGCAGGATTAGATATTTTTCAAGAGGATGACGTACTAAAGAAAAATAAAGTCCGCAGTCAATCGATCCAAGAAGCATTCGCATGGACCCGTGATCTCGCATCGATTGAACATGTTCGTCAACAAGGAATGATCTTTGCGTTTGATGTCAACGCATCTGCGATTTCAAATCCAGGCTCATTCTCCAAAGAAATGTTTCAGCAGGGCTTACAAGAGGGCGTGTTGATTCGACCTATTGGTCGCACAGTCTATGTCATGCCGCCTTATATTCTCTCTGCCGATGAAATCCAACAGATGGGTCGTGCGATTGAACGAACCTTGCATACTGTTTTGCAAAAGTCCTGA
- the bioB gene encoding biotin synthase BioB: MSASPTISPLVQVKPSSPTAYPIWTLEQVAALFELPFHELMFRAQETHRQYFPEGDVELATLLSIKTGGCPEDCGYCPQAARYHTDVKATKLLELDEVLEAARAAKAAGSNRFCMGAAWREPKDRDVEKVAAMIRGVKELGLETCATLGMLEASQAKALRDAGLDFYNHNLDTSEDFYPNVIQTRNYQDRLDTLQHVRDAGMSVCCGGIVGMGESREQRVAFIARLANLNPYPESVPINHLVPVAGTPLADQPKLDPLEFVRTIAVARITMPNARVRLSAGRQELGKAVQAMCFQAGANSIFYGDQLLTTGNPEALADRQLLAELGLKTKESCKAEVQV; the protein is encoded by the coding sequence ATGTCAGCATCACCAACGATCTCACCATTGGTTCAGGTTAAGCCAAGCTCACCCACCGCCTATCCAATCTGGACACTGGAGCAGGTCGCAGCATTATTTGAGCTCCCATTTCATGAGTTGATGTTTCGAGCCCAAGAAACGCATCGCCAATATTTTCCAGAGGGTGATGTGGAATTGGCCACCCTGTTATCAATTAAGACCGGGGGTTGTCCGGAGGATTGCGGCTATTGTCCCCAAGCGGCGCGTTATCACACCGATGTGAAGGCAACCAAACTCTTGGAATTAGATGAGGTGCTAGAGGCTGCTAGGGCAGCCAAAGCGGCTGGCTCCAACAGGTTTTGTATGGGTGCTGCGTGGCGGGAGCCCAAGGATCGTGATGTGGAAAAAGTAGCCGCCATGATTCGGGGTGTTAAGGAGTTAGGCCTTGAGACTTGCGCTACGCTTGGAATGCTAGAAGCCAGTCAGGCTAAGGCTTTGCGGGATGCGGGCTTGGATTTTTATAACCATAATCTAGACACCAGTGAAGATTTTTATCCAAATGTGATTCAGACCCGCAACTACCAGGATCGCTTGGATACTTTGCAGCATGTTCGGGATGCTGGGATGTCGGTATGCTGCGGCGGGATTGTGGGGATGGGGGAATCGAGGGAGCAGCGCGTAGCATTCATTGCACGTTTGGCGAATCTAAATCCTTACCCAGAATCCGTGCCCATTAATCATTTGGTTCCGGTAGCCGGCACCCCCTTGGCCGATCAGCCCAAATTAGACCCCTTGGAATTTGTGCGCACCATCGCCGTTGCTCGAATTACGATGCCTAATGCCCGAGTTCGATTATCAGCGGGTCGTCAAGAGCTTGGAAAAGCCGTGCAAGCCATGTGTTTTCAGGCGGGCGCAAACTCCATCTTCTATGGCGACCAGTTGCTCACCACCGGCAATCCAGAGGCGTTGGCCGATCGCCAATTGCTCGCAGAACTTGGCCTAAAAACCAAGGAAAGCTGCAAGGCTGAAGTGCAAGTATGA
- the coq7 gene encoding 2-polyprenyl-3-methyl-6-methoxy-1,4-benzoquinone monooxygenase produces the protein MSRSSPINLSPIDRLIGEFDTALRAIAGGANYSRPVPKANIQKGLNEEQVLTSDLDLSPQDRTHVAGLMRVNHVGEVCAQALYQSQKLLAKTPETRALLDQAAKEEMDHMAWCEERLKELDSRPSLLNPLWYAGAFGIGLVAGLAGDRWSLGFVAETEKQVERHLDDHLEKLPEADLRSRAIVEQMRIDEIEHGASAMAAGGQELPRPIQTLMAGISKIMTTTAYKI, from the coding sequence ATGAGTCGTTCAAGCCCTATCAACCTGAGCCCAATTGATCGTTTGATTGGTGAGTTTGATACTGCGTTGCGGGCAATTGCCGGAGGTGCCAATTACAGTCGGCCAGTCCCCAAGGCCAATATTCAAAAAGGATTAAATGAAGAGCAAGTGCTCACTTCAGATCTTGATTTAAGCCCCCAAGACCGCACCCATGTAGCAGGCTTAATGCGCGTCAATCACGTTGGGGAGGTCTGTGCCCAGGCGCTCTACCAATCTCAAAAATTACTAGCTAAGACGCCCGAAACCCGAGCCTTATTGGATCAGGCAGCAAAAGAAGAAATGGATCACATGGCATGGTGCGAGGAGCGTCTCAAAGAGCTGGACTCTCGCCCGAGTCTGTTGAATCCATTGTGGTATGCGGGGGCCTTTGGAATCGGACTGGTCGCGGGCTTAGCGGGTGACCGTTGGAGCTTAGGATTTGTGGCAGAAACAGAGAAGCAGGTGGAGCGGCACTTGGATGATCATCTTGAGAAGCTTCCTGAAGCCGACCTTCGTTCCCGAGCCATTGTGGAGCAGATGCGGATTGATGAAATTGAGCACGGCGCAAGCGCAATGGCTGCTGGTGGGCAAGAATTACCCCGGCCCATTCAGACGCTCATGGCGGGAATTTCCAAAATCATGACAACGACCGCTTATAAAATCTAG
- the mraZ gene encoding division/cell wall cluster transcriptional repressor MraZ, which yields MFQGASALNLDAKGRMSVPARHRDALLLQGEGRVTLTKHPDGCLLLFPRPEWEAFRARVAQLPMDAHWWRRIFLGNAAEIDLDGAGRILITPELRTAANIEREIMLLGMGSHLEIWDANTYAAKEQAAIAQGMPDALKQFTF from the coding sequence TTGTTTCAAGGCGCTTCAGCTCTCAATCTCGACGCAAAAGGTCGTATGTCGGTGCCGGCAAGGCATCGTGATGCCTTATTGCTGCAGGGGGAAGGTCGCGTCACGCTAACCAAGCACCCCGACGGGTGTTTGTTGCTATTTCCTAGGCCCGAGTGGGAAGCATTTCGGGCTCGGGTTGCGCAATTACCAATGGATGCACATTGGTGGCGCCGAATCTTCTTGGGTAATGCTGCGGAAATTGATTTAGATGGCGCCGGACGCATTCTGATCACGCCCGAGCTACGCACCGCTGCAAACATTGAACGTGAAATTATGTTGTTGGGTATGGGTTCGCATCTAGAGATCTGGGATGCAAACACCTATGCAGCAAAAGAGCAGGCGGCAATTGCGCAGGGCATGCCAGACGCATTAAAACAATTTACCTTTTGA
- the rsmH gene encoding 16S rRNA (cytosine(1402)-N(4))-methyltransferase RsmH, whose product MNNIHRPVLLAEAVTAMISGPSFQPNSAVLIDGTFGRGGHTQALLDVLGKESKLVAFDKDPEAIAKAQSLCDPRLQIIHSSFANIEQHIQRASVDAVLLDLGISSPQIDTPERGFSFRFEGPLDMRMDTTRGISAQEWLASAAVDEIAQVIKTFGEERFASSIARAIVKQREEGHPVQTTKALADLIASVVKTREPGQDPATRTFQAIRIFINQELTDLEKGLSAALNVLKAGGRLVVISFHSLEDRIVKQFMQAHAQVNIPRELPIRAKDLPQGDLEIIARVKPSDTEINENPRARSGVMRVAQKRGALV is encoded by the coding sequence ATGAACAACATCCATCGCCCAGTATTACTGGCCGAGGCAGTCACCGCCATGATCAGCGGACCATCCTTTCAGCCCAACTCTGCCGTACTAATCGATGGAACCTTCGGTCGAGGTGGTCATACGCAAGCGCTCTTGGATGTGCTTGGCAAGGAGAGCAAGCTCGTCGCATTCGACAAAGATCCAGAGGCCATTGCCAAAGCCCAATCGCTTTGCGATCCACGTCTGCAAATCATTCACTCAAGTTTTGCCAACATCGAGCAGCATATTCAGAGGGCATCGGTCGATGCAGTGTTACTCGACTTGGGAATCAGCTCACCGCAAATCGATACACCGGAGCGGGGATTCTCATTTCGGTTCGAGGGCCCGCTTGATATGCGTATGGATACGACACGCGGAATCTCAGCACAGGAATGGCTCGCCAGCGCAGCCGTCGATGAGATTGCGCAGGTAATTAAAACCTTTGGTGAGGAGCGCTTTGCATCATCCATTGCGCGAGCAATTGTGAAACAACGCGAAGAAGGACATCCTGTTCAAACTACCAAAGCCTTGGCAGATTTGATTGCAAGTGTAGTGAAAACACGTGAACCAGGACAAGATCCAGCAACCCGCACCTTTCAAGCCATTCGGATTTTTATCAATCAAGAATTGACTGATCTTGAGAAGGGCCTATCCGCCGCTCTAAACGTATTAAAAGCTGGCGGTCGATTGGTAGTGATTAGTTTTCATTCATTGGAAGACCGTATTGTTAAGCAGTTCATGCAAGCGCATGCGCAAGTGAACATCCCTCGAGAATTGCCCATACGAGCAAAAGATTTACCACAGGGTGATTTAGAAATCATTGCTCGGGTTAAGCCAAGTGATACCGAGATTAATGAAAATCCACGAGCCCGTTCAGGGGTGATGCGCGTTGCACAGAAAAGAGGCGCTCTCGTATGA
- the ftsL gene encoding cell division protein FtsL, whose protein sequence is MNRATLSLLVLLLICALSLVTSQQKTRKLFVSLERAQAQERRLNQEWLRLEFEQRNLSKSARIRDVARNQLRMSPITPDRTLYFKEGL, encoded by the coding sequence ATGAATCGCGCCACGCTTAGCCTGCTTGTATTACTACTCATTTGTGCATTGTCACTAGTAACCTCGCAACAGAAAACGAGAAAGTTATTTGTATCCTTGGAGCGTGCCCAAGCACAAGAGCGCAGGCTAAATCAAGAATGGCTCAGGTTAGAGTTTGAGCAGCGCAATCTTTCCAAATCGGCCCGAATTCGTGATGTGGCTCGTAATCAATTGCGGATGAGCCCGATTACTCCAGATCGTACTCTCTACTTTAAGGAAGGTCTATGA
- a CDS encoding peptidoglycan D,D-transpeptidase FtsI family protein: MKPVGFSTSPNVVLRLPMWRSRLMLFLLFVAFAALVIRAFWIQGPGNGFYEAKAVKGVQREIEMRATRGKILDRNGQLIATSLEAKAVIAYTDNIPADLAPEKITQLAKLLEMSEAEIKKRFADERNQVFLKRQVDPEIAQQIRRLEIPGIGLNNEYRRHYPEGEAMAHVVGFTNVEDRGQEGIELARDKDLAAQPGKRRVVVDRLGRIVNDIAILQFPQDGQDLQLSIDSKIQYIAYNALKSAVEKHRAKAGGAVVLDVRTGEILALANWPSYNPNSRKALTGEQLRNRVLTDTFEPGSTMKPFPVALALEQGKVQPETNMTIGQKLLVGPKPITDTHPYGMLTVSQVIQKSSNIGTAKLALQLEPREMWDLFAAVGFGQAPNIGFPGAVAGRLHPYQKWGQSDQARMSFGYGISTSLFQLARAYTIFARDGELVPTTILRSPDYKPGTRVITAKSAIEMRNMLETVTEQGGTALTARAEGFRVGGKTGTSHKVEGKGYASNKYRAFFVGLAPISAPRIVVAVMVDEPTVGGYYGGQVAAPVFSTIVSETLRSLNVTPDMNERTVVQAPDAQPVTGALQKVALKQ, encoded by the coding sequence ATGAAACCGGTAGGCTTCTCGACCTCTCCAAATGTAGTATTGCGACTGCCGATGTGGCGTTCGCGGCTGATGCTATTCCTATTATTTGTCGCATTTGCAGCGTTGGTCATTCGTGCATTTTGGATTCAGGGCCCAGGAAATGGGTTTTATGAAGCCAAAGCGGTCAAGGGCGTGCAGCGTGAGATTGAGATGCGCGCTACGCGTGGAAAAATTTTGGATCGCAACGGCCAGCTAATTGCGACAAGCCTTGAGGCAAAGGCTGTGATTGCATATACCGACAATATTCCCGCCGACCTTGCGCCTGAGAAAATTACGCAGCTCGCCAAGCTCCTGGAGATGAGTGAGGCGGAGATTAAGAAGCGTTTTGCGGATGAGCGCAATCAAGTATTTTTAAAGCGTCAGGTTGATCCTGAGATTGCTCAACAAATCCGTCGTTTAGAAATTCCAGGCATTGGATTAAATAATGAATACCGTCGTCATTACCCCGAGGGTGAGGCGATGGCTCACGTGGTTGGCTTTACCAACGTAGAAGATCGTGGACAAGAAGGAATTGAGCTGGCGCGCGATAAAGACTTGGCGGCTCAGCCAGGGAAACGGCGGGTTGTGGTCGATCGCTTGGGTCGTATTGTGAATGACATCGCAATCTTGCAATTTCCACAAGACGGTCAAGATCTCCAACTCTCAATCGATAGCAAGATTCAGTACATTGCATATAACGCCTTAAAGAGTGCCGTTGAAAAGCATCGTGCCAAGGCCGGTGGCGCGGTAGTGCTGGATGTGCGCACTGGAGAAATTTTGGCATTGGCTAATTGGCCAAGCTATAACCCCAACTCGCGTAAAGCACTGACTGGAGAGCAGCTACGTAATCGAGTCTTGACCGATACCTTTGAGCCGGGCTCAACCATGAAGCCTTTCCCCGTTGCGCTTGCACTTGAGCAAGGTAAGGTGCAGCCTGAAACTAATATGACCATTGGTCAAAAATTATTAGTAGGTCCCAAGCCGATCACGGATACGCATCCCTATGGAATGTTGACGGTATCCCAAGTGATTCAGAAATCGAGCAATATCGGCACTGCAAAATTAGCGCTGCAGCTCGAACCTCGTGAGATGTGGGATCTATTTGCGGCAGTTGGTTTTGGCCAGGCCCCGAACATTGGATTCCCTGGCGCAGTGGCAGGGCGCTTGCATCCATATCAAAAATGGGGCCAAAGTGATCAAGCTCGTATGTCCTTTGGATATGGAATATCCACATCATTATTTCAGTTGGCACGTGCCTACACAATTTTTGCTCGCGATGGCGAGTTGGTGCCTACCACCATTTTGCGTAGCCCAGATTACAAACCGGGCACTCGAGTGATTACGGCTAAGTCTGCGATTGAGATGCGCAATATGTTAGAAACCGTTACCGAGCAAGGCGGCACAGCATTGACGGCGCGTGCGGAGGGATTTCGGGTTGGTGGAAAAACCGGTACCTCACATAAGGTCGAAGGCAAAGGCTATGCCTCTAATAAATACCGCGCATTCTTTGTTGGTTTGGCACCGATTAGCGCCCCTCGCATTGTGGTTGCGGTGATGGTTGATGAGCCTACCGTCGGTGGTTATTACGGTGGACAGGTTGCTGCACCCGTGTTCTCAACAATTGTGAGCGAGACCTTGCGTAGCCTGAACGTCACTCCCGATATGAATGAGCGCACCGTGGTACAGGCGCCGGATGCGCAACCGGTAACTGGTGCGTTACAAAAAGTGGCGCTGAAGCAATGA